A genomic segment from Pseudomonadota bacterium encodes:
- a CDS encoding aminotransferase class I/II-fold pyridoxal phosphate-dependent enzyme: MKLESIALHSGYEAEATTNAAAVPIYQTTSYTFNDTQHGADLFNLAVPGNIYTRIMNPTTAVLEQRLTEMEGGLGALALASGMAAITYAIECITRTGDNIISTSQLYGGTYNFFAHSLPRQGVETRFFKADDFDALENAIDDNTKAVFLESIGNPAGNVVDIKAIAEIAHKHGVPVIVDNTVATPVLCKPFELGADIIIHSLTKYIGGHGTTIGGIIIDSGKFDWVANKARFPMLNEPDPSYHGVVYTEALGEAAYIGRCRVVPLRNTGSALSPHSAFLILQGLETLALRMERHCSNAEKVAEHLTRHDKVTWVNYAGLKDSPYRETCVSITGGKASGILSFGIKGGAEAGAQFIDALQMILRLVNIGDAKSLACHPASTTHRQLSPEELEQSGVSEDLVRISVGIEHIDDILADIDQALDAVS; this comes from the coding sequence ATGAAACTCGAATCTATTGCATTGCATAGCGGTTATGAAGCGGAGGCCACCACCAATGCCGCCGCCGTACCGATCTATCAAACCACGTCTTACACGTTCAACGACACCCAGCATGGCGCCGACCTGTTTAATTTGGCTGTGCCCGGCAACATCTATACGCGCATCATGAACCCCACGACCGCTGTTCTCGAACAGCGCCTAACGGAAATGGAGGGTGGACTCGGCGCGTTGGCGCTGGCGTCTGGCATGGCAGCGATCACCTACGCAATAGAGTGTATTACGCGAACCGGCGACAACATCATCAGCACTTCACAGCTGTACGGCGGCACCTACAACTTCTTCGCTCATTCGCTGCCTCGACAAGGCGTGGAGACCCGCTTTTTCAAAGCCGACGACTTCGATGCGCTGGAGAACGCCATCGATGACAACACCAAAGCCGTATTTCTCGAATCCATCGGCAATCCGGCCGGCAATGTTGTCGACATCAAGGCGATCGCCGAAATAGCGCACAAGCATGGCGTGCCCGTGATTGTTGACAACACGGTGGCAACGCCTGTGCTGTGCAAACCGTTTGAGTTGGGCGCTGACATCATCATCCATTCACTCACCAAGTACATCGGCGGTCATGGCACGACCATCGGCGGCATCATTATCGACTCGGGCAAATTTGATTGGGTGGCGAATAAAGCGCGTTTCCCCATGCTCAATGAACCTGATCCGTCCTATCACGGCGTGGTCTACACCGAGGCGCTGGGCGAAGCCGCGTACATCGGACGCTGCCGAGTCGTGCCTCTACGTAACACCGGCTCGGCACTCTCTCCACACAGCGCGTTCTTAATCCTTCAGGGTCTGGAAACACTCGCACTGCGCATGGAGCGACATTGCAGCAATGCGGAGAAAGTGGCGGAGCACCTAACGCGACATGACAAAGTCACCTGGGTCAACTATGCGGGTCTGAAGGACAGCCCTTACCGGGAAACCTGCGTTAGCATCACCGGCGGCAAAGCGTCCGGCATTTTGAGCTTCGGCATTAAAGGCGGCGCGGAGGCGGGTGCGCAGTTTATCGACGCGCTTCAAATGATCTTACGGCTAGTCAACATTGGCGACGCAAAGTCGTTGGCCTGCCACCCAGCGTCGACCACACACCGCCAGCTCAGTCCTGAAGAACTTGAACAATCCGGTGTGAGTGAAGATCTTGTGCGTATCTCGGTGGGCATCGAGCACATCGACGACATCCTGGCCGATATCGACCAGGCGCTGGACGCCGTTAGCTAG
- a CDS encoding glycosyltransferase family 4 protein, translating into MRVLAISPSGDLPETQSLIGLHQRGVDMTVLHGAAAPNAHRLEEAQVPHAVLELRSRWDRHATRAIREHIHQLDPDIVHMFTNRAVQNGLRASKGLRPKLLAYRGIAGVEKVHDPISWLTFLNPRIDKIICVADAIRQHYLTLRLPGWRFPPDKAVTVYKGHDVSWYNQPAIARSELNVPDDATVVVCTVNDRPRKGLPYLIDACHQLADLAQLHVLLVGNIDQGKYADTLARCRMRDRIHFTGFRRDVTQVIAAADICILPATKREGLPRGIIEGMVNGVTPTVADAGGSPELIEHGKSGMIFAPADAGAIADTLRYLVEHPNQCKAMGAAAQQRIQNDFHYTTTIAKTFDIYTELTAQA; encoded by the coding sequence ATGCGAGTGCTTGCCATCAGCCCTAGCGGCGACTTACCCGAAACACAATCACTGATCGGTCTTCATCAACGCGGGGTTGATATGACCGTGCTGCACGGTGCCGCCGCACCGAATGCGCATCGACTGGAAGAGGCCCAGGTACCGCACGCCGTGCTCGAATTGCGCAGCCGCTGGGACCGACACGCCACGCGTGCAATACGCGAGCATATACACCAGCTCGATCCTGATATCGTTCACATGTTCACCAATCGCGCGGTGCAAAATGGCCTGCGCGCGAGCAAAGGACTCAGACCAAAATTACTCGCCTATCGCGGCATTGCGGGCGTTGAAAAAGTACACGACCCCATCTCATGGCTGACCTTTTTGAATCCGCGCATCGACAAAATCATCTGCGTCGCAGACGCCATTCGCCAGCATTACCTGACCCTGCGTCTCCCGGGCTGGCGCTTTCCACCCGACAAAGCCGTCACGGTCTACAAAGGGCACGATGTGAGCTGGTATAACCAGCCTGCTATCGCGCGATCGGAACTCAACGTGCCCGATGATGCGACGGTGGTCGTGTGCACGGTGAACGATCGACCCCGCAAGGGACTGCCTTATCTGATCGACGCCTGTCATCAACTAGCCGATCTCGCGCAGCTTCATGTCTTGCTGGTCGGCAACATCGATCAAGGAAAATACGCCGACACCTTGGCGCGGTGTCGCATGCGCGATCGAATTCACTTCACAGGTTTTCGCCGAGACGTCACGCAGGTGATCGCGGCAGCCGACATCTGTATTTTGCCGGCCACCAAGCGTGAGGGTCTGCCGCGGGGCATCATCGAAGGTATGGTTAACGGCGTGACACCCACAGTCGCCGATGCAGGTGGCAGTCCCGAACTGATCGAACACGGCAAGAGTGGCATGATCTTCGCGCCAGCGGACGCTGGTGCGATCGCGGACACGTTACGCTATTTGGTAGAGCATCCTAATCAATGCAAAGCGATGGGTGCGGCGGCCCAACAACGCATCCAGAACGACTTTCACTACACCACAACCATTGCCAAAACCTTCGACATCTACACGGAACTCACCGCGCAGGCATAA
- a CDS encoding MFS transporter has translation MSIIVALRKGHQAVIAADTAQSDETMVMRASYLVNHEKIIAVGDSFVGLAGWSASQDIFESLVREQPELMRFDSRAAIFDSFRGLHEVMKEKYFIDTNEDKEQPVESSQVGALIVNPHGIFEIESYRSVSEYTRYWALGSGKRLAMGAMHALYDTTDDVAAIARAGVAAACEFDDGCALPMTCHVVDLKS, from the coding sequence GTGTCGATAATAGTTGCTCTGCGAAAAGGCCATCAGGCGGTCATTGCGGCCGATACGGCACAAAGTGACGAAACCATGGTTATGCGCGCCAGTTATCTGGTGAATCATGAGAAAATAATTGCCGTCGGTGACAGCTTCGTTGGGTTGGCCGGCTGGTCGGCATCGCAGGATATTTTCGAGAGTCTGGTTCGCGAGCAGCCTGAGCTCATGCGCTTTGATTCGCGCGCGGCGATTTTTGACAGCTTTCGCGGTCTGCACGAAGTGATGAAAGAGAAATACTTCATCGACACTAACGAAGACAAAGAGCAGCCGGTCGAATCCAGTCAGGTGGGTGCCTTGATTGTCAATCCGCACGGTATTTTTGAGATTGAGAGCTACCGTTCAGTGAGTGAGTACACGCGCTATTGGGCGTTAGGTTCCGGCAAGCGTCTGGCCATGGGCGCCATGCATGCACTCTATGACACCACAGACGATGTGGCGGCTATCGCCCGCGCCGGAGTGGCGGCTGCCTGTGAGTTTGATGATGGCTGTGCCTTACCCATGACATGCCATGTGGTGGATCTCAAGTCTTAA